A DNA window from Ficedula albicollis isolate OC2 chromosome 1, FicAlb1.5, whole genome shotgun sequence contains the following coding sequences:
- the ARL11 gene encoding ADP-ribosylation factor-like protein 11 — protein MGKLISKGWRKRDARVIMLGLDFAGKSTLLYRLKSSQAVETCPTVGFNVESLKTPCGVSFTLWDVGGQDSLRASWPNYLEDISTLIFVLDSTDTARLAEAMAALEEALGHPGMAGIPVLLLANKQDVPGALAPAELGEMLRRGGLARHRWMLRGCSAHTGQGLQEVLAILGMLLRGSEHSSLSREQLAERRGAPEQT, from the coding sequence ATGGGGAAGCTGATCTCCAAAGGCTGGCGGAAAAGAGATGCTCGGGTTATCATGCTGGGGCTCGACTTCGCTGGCAAATCCACCCTTCTGTACAGACtgaagagcagccaggctgtggagACCTGCCCCACGGTGGGATTCAACGTGGAGTCTCTGAAGACACCCTGCGGCGTGTCCTTCACCCTCTGGGATGTTGGTGGGCAGGACAGCCTGCGGGCCAGCTGGCCCAACTACCTGGAGGACATCAGCACCCTCATCTTCGTGCTGGACAGCACGGACACGGCCCGGCTGGCCGAAGCcatggcagctctggaggaggcGCTGGGCCACCCCGGCATGGCTggcatccctgtgctcctgctggccaACAAGCAGGATGTGCCGGGAGCGCTGGCACCCGCCGAGCTGGGGGAGATGCTGCGGCGGGGGGGGCTGGCGAGGCACCGCTGGATGCTGCGGGGCTGCAGTGCCCACACTGGCCAGGGCCTGCAGGAAGTGCTGGCcatcctgggaatgctgctgcgGGGCTCGGagcacagctccctgtcccgggagcagctggcagagaggaggggagCCCCAGAGCAAACCTGA